TTTGCAGCGACCCGAGGTGCAGGTGTTGTTGATTCAGGCGGCTTCACCCTTGGCGCTGATGCGGGTGCTGTTGGCGCTTCCCCTGGGCCGCTTCGAACGGATGACCACGGTCCGATCCTTGACGGCGCGTCATCTGAGTGTGCAGGGAGCTGGCGATGAGTCGCTGCAGGTTGATGGGGACTGCGAAGGTGCGCTGCCACTGACCCTCAGTGTACCCGCTGAACCCATGCCGGTGATCTGTGCTGACTAGCTGGCGGCCGGGCGGTTACGTTCTTTCAGTAGGTCTACGCAGAGGCGGACAAAATCGACCGAAGTGACCATGCCTACCAGGCGTTCCTGCTCCAGCACCGGTAGGCAGCCGTGTTTACTGTTGAGAAAGAAGCGCCCCGCCTCCTCCAGGGGGGTGTTGGGGGTGGCGGTGACAACCCCGCTGGAGTACACCTCCTCAACCCGTATCTGGTTGCCAAAGTTGGCCAGGTCGACCTCCCCACTGGATTTGGCAAGATAAAAGGCCTCCCGTAGCAGGTGCTTTTGGGATAACAGCCCCAGGAAGTTACCGCTGCTGCTGTCGAGTACCGGCAGGTGACGGATGTTGTGCTGGGTCATCAGGCCGTTAACCAGTTTTAGGGAGTCGCTCTCAACACAGCTGATCACCTCGCGGGTCATAATGTCGGCAACGGTTTGAGCCTGCATGGTGATTCCTCCGGCAGATAAGGCTTTAAATAAGCTTAGCTCACCTTCAACGCTTTGTGCCTAACCCGCTAGTCGCCCCTTTTCCAGTATTGGCTTGAGGAAGCGGCCGGTATACGAGTTCTCGTTCTCGGCAACGGCTTCGGGCGTGCCGGTCGCTATAATTTCTCCCCCGCCATCTCCCCCCTCGGGCCCCAGGTCAATCAACCAGTCAGCCGTTTTGATCACGTCAAGGTTGTGCTCGATGACGACGACCGTGTTGCCGTGGTCGCGCAGACGGTGGAGC
This portion of the Aestuariirhabdus litorea genome encodes:
- a CDS encoding CBS domain-containing protein, which gives rise to MQAQTVADIMTREVISCVESDSLKLVNGLMTQHNIRHLPVLDSSSGNFLGLLSQKHLLREAFYLAKSSGEVDLANFGNQIRVEEVYSSGVVTATPNTPLEEAGRFFLNSKHGCLPVLEQERLVGMVTSVDFVRLCVDLLKERNRPAAS